CCCAGATCGGGCCGAGCCACGAGAGGGCCACGCCCGCGTCCTGCGCGTAGAGCTGGACGAGCCAGACCGGGACGAAGGTCGCGACCCCGACGGTGACCGCGACGGCGAAGATCGCGCGGAGTCGTTCGTGGCGCGCGACGTAACGGATCAGCTCGATCACGTGCGCGACGGGCCGCTCCGGGCGATGGCGCGTGTAGCGGGGCTCGACGAGCGCGAAGGAGACGCCGAGGTTGAGGATCCACACGACGACCATCAGCTGAAAGGGCAGGCGTTCGGAGTACACGAAGAGCACGCCCGCGGCGAGCGCCGCGCTGCCTTCGCCCATCTGTCCCCAGAAGCGGGAGCGGCCGAACCAGCGAGCGAAGGTTTCGGCTTGACCCTGCTCGTCGAGGGATTCGTAGAGCATCGCCGAGCTCGTCCCCGAGACGAGGGACAGACTCACGCCCAGCAGCAGCTCTCCGACGATCACGGAAGCGAACCCCGTCGCCGCGCTGTAGACCGCCCAGCCGCCGATCGCGGTCGCCGACGCCAGGATCATCGTCGGGCGGTACCCGATCCGATCCGCGAGATAGCCGGACGGGAACTCGAGCACGACGAGCGACGCACCGAACGCCGCCTGCACGATCATGATCTCGCGTACCGACAGACCGAGCAGATCCCGCTGGAAGACCGTGATGATCGCCATCGGGAACAGCGACATCATCAACGCCTGGTGGACGCAGAGCAGGGCGGGATTGCGCGCGAGGCGACGGGCTTCGTCGTCGGAGCGAGGGGTGTCGGGAGCGGTCGGCATGGGGACCCCGCAGGGCGCGCGGGTGTGGTGGCGCAGATCGGCGCGCCGGATTGTCCTGGCTCGGGC
Above is a genomic segment from bacterium containing:
- a CDS encoding MFS transporter — translated: MPTAPDTPRSDDEARRLARNPALLCVHQALMMSLFPMAIITVFQRDLLGLSVREIMIVQAAFGASLVVLEFPSGYLADRIGYRPTMILASATAIGGWAVYSAATGFASVIVGELLLGVSLSLVSGTSSAMLYESLDEQGQAETFARWFGRSRFWGQMGEGSAALAAGVLFVYSERLPFQLMVVVWILNLGVSFALVEPRYTRHRPERPVAHVIELIRYVARHERLRAIFAVAVTVGVATFVPVWLVQLYAQDAGVALSWLGPIWAAANYVVAIGSAVSDRTGRALGMEGVMLLCCGLLAVGYFGMGLTTAWWGFVFYFAFNLSRGLSAPLIAHAEQAAIPSGDRASLVSMRSLLFRAAFIGVGPAAGEAIDRYGQHVVLLGLGGLLVTGALAAWLPLLRTRGTGASPNARRIST